A genomic segment from Nicotiana sylvestris chromosome 1, ASM39365v2, whole genome shotgun sequence encodes:
- the LOC104239796 gene encoding putative late blight resistance protein homolog R1A-3: MADVVLKFVVENLLAIIKETWKLIGGAKEDCAQLLEEVDSLKAFLEDAAHYRQSNSKQWKHFVNKVQVIVYKAEDLIDKLHIQAKQHQEKYRVLTNYAKTVKECVINIKAVLDKVKKIREENQHAFQAKPMLHFQQEIVAHGSQKETLLEETEVVGFDEETETVIKRLVEGTDDLDAIPVVGLPGLGKTTLALKIYKDSQISYHFYTTIWIKVGLQYKLTEVFLSILKVFAKLTKEHQDMNVNDLAKIIREFISKGGKCLIVLDDVWEPNVVHAIKEAFPKNKKGHRIMITTRDASVARYANAHPHSLKFLKDEESFQLLENRVFGSNIRCPEELIARGKSIAKQCSGVPLAVVVIAGALRGRTSERWWQMVKDNVGNHLINKDDPESCLKYVEMSYIHLPEKMKACFLYCGAFPQGFEIPAWKLIRLWISEGLINSELNATLEEMAEQYLNELINRNLVMVMQKRVDGLVKTCRIHDMLHQFCKMEAKSEGFFQEVCEKTDQPGLSIPDLDTSRRLLIQLPLLEAFISKEPFAEHVRSFLCFSKKHKGSEQLSDIRLLHKAFPLVRVLDIESLDFSFSNLFKELYHLRYIAISGNCASLPAFVGKFWNLQTLILNTKASTIEIKADIWNMLQLRHLHTNVPAKLTSPATQTTYGSSCLQTLSKVAPGSCGEDVLLRACNLKKVSIQGEMAEFLETNKGGFRNFAKLKFLEHLKLLNDFGRSMRKVVQLPPAFAEYLQKLNKLTLSHTKFPWSDANILARLECLEVLKLKENAFSGTTWDLDIGGCFSQLKVLFIQRADFEIWKASDLSFQRLKCLVLISCDKLEVVPFELAGVSSLQQMTLENTNKAIKSAKAIECRKRELIQESKKRKFGMDISQAPDSSKFKLMIFPPETSDCNAI, translated from the exons atgGCGGATGTAGTGTTGAAATTTGTAGTAGAAAACCTGCTGGCGATAATAAAAGAAACTTGGAAACTGATTGGCGGCGCAAAGGAAGATTGTGCACAACTGCTGGAAGAAGTTGATAGCTTAAAGGCATTCCTAGAGGATGCTGCACACTATCGTCAAAGCAACAGCAAACAATGGAAACATTTCGTCAACAAAGTCCAAGTTATTGTATATAAAGCTGAGGATCTCATTGATAAGCTCCATATTCAAGCAAAACAGCACCAAGAGAAATACAGAGTTTTGACGAACTATGCCAAAACCGTCAAGGAATGTGTAATAAACATCAAAGCTGTATTAGACAAGGTGAAGAAAATTCGGGAAGAAAATCAACATGCTTTTCAGGCAAAGCCAATGCTCCATTTTCAGCAGGAAATTGTTGCCCATGGGTCACAG AAGGAGACTTTGCTGGAAGAGACCGAAGTTGTTGGCTTCGATGAGGAAACGGAAACAGTGATCAAACGACTCGTTGAAGGAACGGATGATTTAGATGCTATTCCTGTGGTGGGCTTGCCCGGACTTGGCAAAACCACACTGGCATTAAAAATCTATAAAGATTCTCAGATTTCCTATCATTTTTACACCACTATTTGGATAAAGGTAGGCCTGCAATACAAACTAACAGAGGTGTTTCTTAGCATTCTGAAAGTGTTCGCAAAACTAACTAAAGAACATCAAGATATGAATGTGAATGATTTGGCCAAGATAATACGTGAGTTCATTTCCAAAGGAGGTAAATGTCTCATTGTCTTGGACGATGTGTGGGAGCCAAACGTCGTGCATGCTATCAAAGAAGCTTTCCCGAAAAATAAAAAAGGTCATCGAATCATGATCACCACTCGTGACGCAAGTGTTGCTAGATATGCCAATGCTCATCCTCATTCGTTGAAATTTCTTAAAGACGAGGAAAGTTTCCAATTGTTGGAAAATAGAGTTTTTGGAAGTAATATTAGGTGTCCTGAAGAGTTGATAGCACGTGGAAAAAGTATTGCAAAACAATGTAGTGGAGTGCCACTTGCTGTAGTGGTAATTGCAGGAGCTCTAAGAGGACGTACAAGCGAAAGATGGTGGCAAATGGTTAAGGACAATGTAGGAAATCACCTTATAAATAAAGATGACCCTGAAAGCTGtttgaaatatgtggaaatgagTTATATCCATCTACCCGAGAAGATGAAGGCGTGCTTTCTGTATTGTGGTGCCTTTCCACAAGGCTTTGAAATTCCTGCTTGGAAGTTGATTCGCTTGTGGATTTCAGAGGGATTGATTAACTCCGAACTAAATGCCACCCTCGAGGAAATGGCAGAGCAATACTTGAACGAACTTATTAACAGGAATTTAGTGATGGTAATGCAGAAAAGGGTTGATGGACTAGTAAAAACATGTCGTATTCACGACATGTTGCACCAGTTCTGCAAAATGGAGGCTAAAAGTGAAGGTTTTTTCCAAGAAGTATGTGAAAAAACCGATCAGCCTGGTCTTTCTATACCAGATCTAGATACTTCTCGTCGATTGCTTATTCAACTCCCTCTTTTGGAGGCTTTTATCTCCAAAGAACCATTTGCTGAGCATGTTAGGTCTTTCTTATGTTTTTCCAAAAAACATAAAGGAAGTGAGCAGCTTAGTGACATTCGACTCCTCCACAAAGCATTTCCACTGGTTAGGGTCTTGGACATTGAATCCCTCGATTttagtttctcaaatctttttaAAGAGCTATATCATTTGAGGTACATTGCTATCTCAGGTAACTGCGCAAGCCTTCCTGCATTCGTTGGTAAGTTTTGGAATTTACAAACTCTTATACTTAATACAAAGGCGTCCACGATTGAGATAAAAGCAGACATATGGAACATGCTACAGTTAAGGCATCTGCACACCAACGTCCCTGCAAAATTGACATCCCCTGCTACCCAAACAACGTATGGATCGTCTTGCCTACAAACTCTTTCTAAAGTCGCACCAGGTAGTTGCGGAGAAGATGTGCTCTTAAGGGCTTGTAATCTCAAAAAAGTGAGTATTCAAGGGGAAATGGCTGAATTTTTGGAAACTAACAAGGGTGGGTTCAGAAACTTTGCAAAGCTAAAGTTTTTGGAACATTTGAAGTTGTTGAATGACTTTGGCAGGTCCATGAGAAAAGTTGTTCAACTTCCTCCAGCATTCGCCGAGTATCTGCAAAAACTGAATAAGCTAACTTTGTCACATACAAAGTTTCCTTGGAGTGATGCAAATATACTAGCGCGGTTGGAATGCCTTGAGGTCCTAAAGCTGAAGGAAAATGCATTTAGCGGGACGACCTGGGATTTAGATATCGGAGGCTGTTTTAGCCAACTCAAGGTATTGTTCATTCAAAGAGCAGACTTTGAGATTTGGAAGGCTTCAGATCTTTCATTCCAAAGACTTAAGTGTCTTGTTCTTATATCATGTGATAAGCTTGAGGTTGTGCCATTTGAGCTGGCTGGTGTAAGTAGCCTTCAACAGATGACGCTGGAGAACACAAACAAGGCAATCAAATCTGCAAAAGCAATCGAATGCAGAAAGAGAGAGCTGATACAAGAATCTAAAAAACGCAAATTTGGAATGGATATCAGTCAAGCTCCAGATAGTTCCAAATTCAAGCTCATGATATTCCCCCCTGAAACTTCGGATTGCAACGCCATATAG
- the LOC104233630 gene encoding putative late blight resistance protein homolog R1B-16: MSFNNSEVRKNKFLYRDNRGIKKKSRRETKLIGMESIQGGERSLAHATASTQHSLPSMEEEVVGFEEDAKSIIQQLTGGTKELDIISIVGMPGLGKTTLARKVFNHFIDNRHFDVRAWCSISKEYSSTKVFSEILKQVIGSMDGIRDEDIPHKLRKSLMRKRYLIVLDDIWEVKAWEELRLSFPYGEDGSRVVVTTRDEQVVRQLKLHSDPHFLRFLTVDESWELLQKKVFQGEICPQELLEAGLRVAKNCKGLPLVIVLIAGIISKKRQASLWFKVANELSSHALEDQSMKIIESSYDHLEDHLKACLLYTGLFPEDYNFPVSILLKLWMAENFVQNSYTDNLEEAYTNFLNDLVSKSLVMVSKRRDNGEIKYCTLHDVVREFCLRKLAKEKYMQVIIPYNPYQFLGVKEPRLCVYVHDDLAKQLMEHEYSLNKIPTLAELSEVGSLEFIAHPNLCKWDLSLTNHVLLLDCIRLIRVLDLSNVYLNVCYWARAMQAVTHLRYLAIWTEKFDFSWVSHLLDLQTLRVGWRPNSLISKISPAGLWKMQKLRHVDIKEIEFEWEDNDRAIFEESSRTVLPNLKSFGKCCIYLADMTPEFWWRFKNIEQLKLHIVEPRYHKFSSPEFDMPNLEELPLQSLEVGFSVMPETHFFGTGRGSCIVFPLNLKELSIHSIVLTEKVVSNIARLRNLERLKLRRIRFKDEDIKCWDVRDYKFPALKYLNLKVVYMTKWRSSDASFPVLEKLVIRRCEYLQQIPSSFADIQTLKLIRLWGCMQSVEDSALNIKKEVEDMTGCDSLQVQVDFKNIPRGRKDHDLRIFKTVVY, encoded by the exons ATGTCTTTCAACAACAGTGAAGTGAGGAAGAATAAGTTTCTGTACAGGGACAACCGGGGAATCAAGAAGAAAAG CCGAAGAGAGACAAAGCTAATTGGCATGGAGAGCATTCAGGGTGGTGAAAGATCTCTTGCTCATGCAACGGCTTCCACCCAACATAGTCTTCCATCAATGGAAGAGGAAGTAGTTGGTTTTGAGGAGGATGCAAAAAGCATAATTCAACAATTGACTGGAGGAACAAAGGAACTAGACATTATCTCGATTGTTGGAATGCCAGGACTCGGCAAAACCACTTTGGCTAGAAAGGTGTTTAATCATTTTATTGATAATAGACACTTTGACGTTAGAGCATGGTGCTCTATTTCAAAAGAATATAGCTCGACGAAGGTGTTCTCTGAGATTCTTAAACAAGTCATAGGCAGTATGGATGGTATCAGAGATGAAGACATACCTCACAAGTTGCGAAAGAGTCTAATGCGCAAGAGATACCTCATCGTGTTAGACGATATATGGGAAGTTAAGGCATGGGAAGAGTTGCGATTATCTTTCCCATATGGTGAAGATGGAAGCAGAGTAGTGGTAACAACTCGAGATGAACAAGTGGTTAGGCAGCTTAAGCTCCACAGCGATCCACACTTTCTTCGATTTCTCACAGTGGATGAGAGCTGGGAATTACTCCAGAAGAAAGTTTTTCAAGGAGAAATCTGTCCACAAGAGTTACTCGAAGCAGGATTGCGAGTTGCCAAAAACTGTAAAGGATTACCACTTGTGATTGTCTTGATTGCTGGAATTATTTCAAAGAAAAGGCAAGCCTCTTTGTGGTTTAAGGTCGCAAATGAATTAAGTTCCCATGCTTTAGAAGATCAAAGCATGAAGATAATAGAATCAAGTTACGACCATCTGGAAGATCACTTAAAGGCTTGCCTTCTTTACACGGGATTGTTTCCAGAAGACTACAATTTTCCGGTTTCTATTTTGCTAAAGTTGTGGATGGCTGAAAATTTTGTACAGAATTCGTACACAGATAACTTGGAGGAAGCATATACAAATTTCTTGAATGATCTAGTGAGCAAAAGCCTTGTAATGGTTTCTAAAAGGAGAGATAATGGTGAGATAAAGTACTGCACTCTTCATGATGTAGTGCGTGAGTTTTGCTTGAGAAAACTTGCAAAAGAAAAGTATATGCAGGTCATAATCCCATATAATCCATACCAATTTTTAGGTGTAAAGGAACCTCGATTATGTGTATATGTTCATGACGATCTGGCCAAGCAGTTGATGGAGCATGAATATTCATTGAATAAAATTCCAACGTTGGCGGAGTTGAGTGAAGTAGGATCTCTTGAGTTCATTGCTCATCCAAACCTCTGTAAATGGGACCTGAGTTTGACAAATCATGTCCTTTTACTTGATTGCATTAGACTTATTCGGGTGTTGGATTTGTCGAATGTCTACTTGAATGTATGTTATTGGGCTAGGGCAATGCAAGCAGTAACTCACTTGAGGTATCTTGCAATATGGACCGAAAAATTTGATTTCTCGTGGGTATCACACTTACTCGATCTACAAACTTTGCGGGTGGGGTGGCGGCCTAATTCATTAATAAGTAAGATATCCCCTGCTGGTCTTTGGAAAATGCAGAAGCTAAGGCATGTGGATATCAAGGAAATTGAATTCGAATGGGAAGACAATGATCGAGCAATTTTCGAAGAATCTTCACGAACTGTGTTACCGAACTTGAAGTCTTTCGGGAAATGCTGTATATATTTGGCTGATATGACTCCGGAGTTCTGGTGGagatttaaaaatattgaacaaCTCAAGCTCCACATTGTTGAACCTAGATATCATAAGTTCTCCTCACCAGAATTTGATATGCCGAATCTTGAAGAACTCCCACTTCAATCTCTCGAAGTGGGCTTCTCAGTCATGCCAGAGACGCATTTCTTTGGAACCGGAAGGGGCAGCTGTATTGTTTTCCCCTTAAATCTAAAGGAATTGTCCATTCATAGCATTGTCCTAACAGAAAAAGTTGTTTCAAATATTGCTAGACTGCGAAATCTTGAGAGACTCAAACTACGTAGAATACGCTTCAAGGATGAAGATATCAAATGTTGGGATGTACGTGATTACAAGTTCCCAGCACTCAAATATTTGAACTTAAAAGTTGTTTATATGACCAAATGGCGCTCCTCAGACGCATCCTTCCCCGTGCTTGAGAAACTGGTTATACGTCGTTGTGAGTATCTTCAACAGATCCCGTCTAGCTTCGCGGATATCCAAACACTGAAGTTGATCAGATTGTGGGGCTGCATGCAGTCAGTTGAGGATTCAGCTCTCAACATTAAAAAAGAAGTAGAAGATATGACTGGATGTGACTCTCTCCAAGTTCAAGTTGATTTTAAAAATATCCCCCGTGGAAGAAAAGATCACGATTTACGAATATTTAAAACTGttgtttattaa